Proteins encoded within one genomic window of Episyrphus balteatus chromosome 1, idEpiBalt1.1, whole genome shotgun sequence:
- the LOC129921035 gene encoding uncharacterized protein LOC129921035, translated as MSNYLNLRKNNMNRFGVLNLVIAIGLVALSVTDAIDCNNKPDFKAAKDCCPFEGFATSEIKESCKSLMSDEDGPPADGGGGPGGKGHHGPRHRNSCYHQCIMNATEMVNFETMTVDEAKMKAYLPKALSGTPDFVQPVQDAIVKCAEKGKEMKARHENDDHPHPSPPPGSCKPCASMLMHCVKMETMINCPTSTWKNDEACNNLREFMMVCKPKGPPPPK; from the exons ATGTCAAACTATCTCAATCTACGAAAAAACAACATGAATCGTTTCGGAGTACTTAATTTGGTTATCGCCATCGGATTG gtTGCCCTCAGTGTTACCGATGCAATTGACTGCAATAATAAGCCGGATTTTAAGGCTGCAAAAGATTGTTGTCCTTTTGAGGGTTTTGCAACAAGTGAGATCAAAGAAAGTTGCAAAAGCTTGATGAGTGACGAAGATGGTCCTCCCGCTGATGGTGGTGGTGGACCTGGAGGAAAGGGACATCATGGTCCAAGACATCGTAATTCA TGCTATCATCAATGTATCATGAATGCAACTGAAATGGTTAACTTTGAAACAATGACAGTTGATGAGGCAAAAATGAAAGCATATTTGCCCAAGGCTTTAAGTGGTACACCTGATTTTGTTCAACCTGTTCAAGATGCTATTGTTAAATGTGCTGAAAAgg gTAAGGAAATGAAAGCTAGACACGAAAATGATGATCATCCACATCCATCACCTCCACCCGGTTCGTGCAAACCCTGTGCATCAATGTTGATGCATTGTGTTAAGATGGAAACAATGATCAATTGTCCAACTAGCACATGGAAGAATGATGAAGCATGCAACAATCTTCGAGAGTTTATGATGGTTTGTAAGCCTAAAGGACCTCCACCACCAAAATAA